A genomic window from Cricetulus griseus strain 17A/GY chromosome 4, alternate assembly CriGri-PICRH-1.0, whole genome shotgun sequence includes:
- the LOC100755286 gene encoding LOW QUALITY PROTEIN: CD209 antigen-like protein 2 (The sequence of the model RefSeq protein was modified relative to this genomic sequence to represent the inferred CDS: substituted 1 base at 1 genomic stop codon), protein MAGEPEPQRPKNHGEEITFGGKGFAESNPQGLIPSCKSMPXCLTRVPWLLLLLISLGLFVLMLAILVQVSRIHGYPQGQTLDQQGSSSLDAVPHEQTHSSLEQIQHQLTQINASLAGLCRPCPWYWELFQGSCYLFSRTLGSWEASASSCQALGAHLVIVNSIEEQRFLKFWHMRKNELTWIGLSDHRREGSWRWVDDTPLQLSFWREGEPNNDGDEDCVELGDDKWNDRRCTANNFWVCEKPSAPCPGH, encoded by the exons atggcaggagagccagagcccCAGCGGCCAAAGAACCATGGTGAG GAGATCACATTTGGAGGCAAGGGATTTGCTGAGAGCAACCCCCAGGGTCTCATTCCCAGTTGCAAGAGCATGCCAT AATGTCTGACCCGAGTCCCCTGGCTTCTTCTGCTCCtcatctctctgggcctctttGTGCTGATGTTGGCCATCCTGGTTCAAG TTTCCAGGATTCATGGATACCCCCAGGGACAGACTCTGGATCAGCAGGGGAGCTCCAGCTTGG ATGCTGTTCCTCATGAGCAGACACACTCCAGCTTGGAGCAGATCCAGCATCAGCTGACTCAGATCAATGCCTCACTGG CTGGCCTGTGCCGGCCCTGCCCCTGGTACTGGGAGCTCTTCCAGGGAAGCTGCTACCTCTTCTCCAGGACTCTGGGCAGCTGGGAAGCCTCAGCCTCCTCCTGCCAGGCTCTTGGAGCTCACCTGGTGATTGTCAACAGTATTGAAGAGCAG AGATTCCTCAAATTCTGGCACATGAGAAAGAATGAACTCACGTGGATCGGCCTCAGCGACCACAGACGTGAAGGTTCCTGGCGTTGGGTGGATGACACCCCCCTCCAGCTCAG CTTCTGGAGAGAGGGGGAGCCCAATAATGATGGGGATGAGGACTGCGTGGAGCTGGGAGATGATAAATGGAATGACAGAAGATGTACTGCCAACAACTTCTGGGTCTGTGAGAAGCCCTCGGCTCCCTGCCCTGGTCACTGA